The Vibrio cyclitrophicus genome segment AGTACGGTTTGCAACATCCAGAGCAGGTTATAACCCTTACGTTGATAAATGCGTTAGGTTATCCGCAAGAATCGTGGCCGCCAGGCATTGAGATGGCCCAGTGGCCCGTCATCGATAAAATAATGGAACATGTCACTCCAAGGTTTATATTCGAAGATGGGCTTAAAGAAGTTTACTTCGACCCGCAACTTGTGGGTGCGGTGTTGATTGATCGTTACTACGAACTGACTACCTACCAACAAAACCGACAGGGATTCACACGTCGCGTCAAGGCATCGCTGGATGAGGACTCGGAAAAGATAACACAAATTGCTAAGCCGACGCTTATTCTTTGGGGGAAGGAAGACCGTTATTTTCCAGCTGAAAATGCGAGAAGATTTGAGCGTGATATTCGGGGCTCTTATGCTGTTGTGTATGACGATGTTGGACACTTACCGATGGAAGAGGTCCCTGAGCGATCAGCAGAGGCATTTAAACAGTTTATCTCGAGAGGTAAGCCTTAGGAGTAACCTGGTGCCAGCGCTTGAACGCTTTGTAGAAGCTGCTGGTATCTTTAAAACCAAGACGATAGCTCAACTCGGTAAGGCTTGGAGGCGGGGTTTGAGTTAGCCAACGGACTGCTAGCTGTTTTCTAGTATCATCAAGAAGACTCTGGAAGGAGGTATGCTCTTTTACCAGTTTGCGGTAGAGCGTTTGTCGGCTGAAGTGTAATTGCTGCGCAACTTTGTCTACGCTGAGCAGTTCTCCATTTTCTAGTGCGTTTGCTACTATGGTCCTGACTTGCTGCTGGAGAGGTTGGGTTTTCGTTAGTGTCTCAAGATGACTTTGTGCGGTTTTTGCCATCATCGTTTTCAGATACTCACTACTTGTCGCAATGGGAAGGTTGAGCCATTTCGACTCAAATATCAACTGGTGATAAGCACTGTTAAATTCAATGATTTCTCCAAAGGCGGGTTGATATTTATCCACATAGTGCGGAGTTAAATACCCAAACTTAGCTTTGGTTAGTGGGAAAGGCTGGGCACTCAGCATTCTTGCCCATGCCACCATCGCACTCATGCTGCGTTCAATGGCGGCTCTAGGGTAATCATGGCGTGATTCAATGGAGAGGGTTAAGCGGCACTGCTGTCCATCGTCATCCACTTGCCAACACTCCGAAGCATTCATCAGAAAAATATTACTTTGGAAGGTGTTAAATGCATCTCTTAACGTCGCGCATTGGCTTACCCAACTTGCGAGTACACCTTTTGATTTAGGAGATATAGTTTGCCCAATGATGAGTCCAATTTCGGGCGATGGATGGTGCTGTTCGAGTAGTGACCATAAGGCAACCATTTGGCTTTCTGGAAGTCGAGCCGACAACGTTAGCTTAGCGCTGTTTTGAATAGCCTTCAGCATTATACCATCAAAGTGATTAGATGCTTCTACCTGTTCACGCAAAGCGGCAGGCAACAGTGAATAGGCATTTACTAATTCAATGACAGAGGCGAATGAAACGGATTTATCGATAGAGTTATCTGCCATGAGTGTTACCAAAATTTTAAGTCATAGCTAACTAATATCGCAATATTCCTCGTCTATCAATCTAGAGTGCTTCTAAAAAATGGTAAGTTCACAATATGTTAGCTGATTGAGATTATAAAGTAATCTCTCAAAAATCGGACTATGTCCTCTATTCAATTAGGGTTAGGGACTGCGTTTGTCTGGGGGGACCAACGAATAAGGGTTAAGCGTTGCGTAGCTAACGTTAAATCCCAAGTGTTGAACAAGCCCGAGCCTCTATTTAAGTAAATTGTGCGATCTGCTCTAGAACGGTCGCAGCCTTGATGATTTTCTCAAAGCGAGGGCGGACTTCGAAAGGCAGAGGTTTCTACATGTAATCTGGTACGACCGACACGTCAGTTTTGCTATTTGCCATACCTTTAGTTATTCATGATACGCTAATGTTCAATTTCCCGAAAATGATTTTTGTCCAGAACCTTGCTGATGGAGGCTCTGGCACGTTTTTGCCCCATTCAAAGTTAGCCCACTTATCAGTCACTTTTTATTACTGAGGGCATTGACCTACTTTTTCTAATCAGTGTAGTGTCTAGTCGATTGAGTCTCTTTAAGTAGGATTATTATTTTGAACACGGAACCAACGGTGAACACTGATGAATTTCTCAAGAACCTTTCGACAGAATTGAAGTCCCTCCCGACACAAGACCTAGAACTATGCGACCTATCGAATGAGATAGGGCTTATCGTTGCAAAGTTGGCTGGCACAGAACAGGCTCTCGAAAATGAATTTAATAGTGGAATCGCACATGGATTTGATTTAGTGCGACGTAAGGTAAAGAAAGCACGTTCAATACCCAGCTAGCTAATTTGGGTGGCTCAGATCTACCCCAATATATGGTACGTCCCGTTATTGCAAGTAGAGTTAAAAACAACGAGCTGATTTGCGCTAATATATTCAGAGTCTATTAGAGACTGCCATTAGTCTCAGCTCTATGATGAGGTGTGCGCCAGACTGTCCTCACAAAGCGAAAAGCATTTTAAGTTGCTGTTTGGGGCAACAGGTCTTCAGTCTGGTGGTCTCGGTGTTTTTCAAGGTAGTTGTCATCATTTGCTTGCTTATTAAGCAGCTTCTCTTTCTGGATTCAGATGAACGTCACCAACAGGCGCACAGTTCCTGATATCACCAGACCACCGCTCAGGCTTTCGCTGTTTTGCAGCGAACAATACCTCTACACGACGCTTCAAGATCTCTTTATCTTTTCCATTGTGACGCTCTGAAGGCGTGACGTAATTTAGCTTACTGTGCTTGTGCTCGGTGTTGTACCAGAGTACGAAGGCTTCAACCCAACTTCGGCTACTATCGAGACTTTCAAAGCCCTTTGTTGGCCAGTTTGGCATGTACTTAACTGTACGGAACAATGACTCGACATAAGGGTTATCATCACTGACTCTTGGGCGACTATATGACGAGGTAATACCTAACTCTTCCATTTTAGCTTTGAACGTCAACGACTTCATTGGCGCACCATTATCCGAGTGAAGAACCAGCGCTTGATTAAAGCACTGCTCTCGCATCAACGTCCTTTGCAGAAGTTGTGACGCCAGCTCACCGCATTCATGCTCATACACTTCATAACCAACAATTTTTCGACTGTAGATGTCCTCAATGACATACAGGTAATAATGTTGACCTCGAACCTTTGAGGGTAAGTAAGTGATATCCCAAGTATAGACTTGGTTCGAGTCCGTCGCTGTGTAACTGGTTGGCTTCGCTTGCTTCTGTCTGCTCCGCTGACGACCTCGCTTGTGAAGTTGCCCCTGCGTACTCAACACTCGGTAGTAGCTCGACTCAGAGGCGATGTACTCACCTCTATCAAGCAATGTCGGGACGATTTGAGTTGGAGGCAAGCTTGCGAACTCTGAGCGGTTACACACCTCGATTATCGCATCACGCTCTTCCTGCGACAGCTTATTAGCAGGCTCAGGCCTGAGGCATATTGGCCTTTTGTCAGCTTGTACTTCTCCTTGCTGATACCAGCGACGATATGTTCTCAAGTCGATTTGAACTTCATGGCAAGCTGGCTCTAAACGACATCCACATTGCTTCGCTTCAAGGATAAGAGTCACTATGGTCTGCCTTTCATCGGTTGAGGTTAGTCGTCCTCTGGCTCTTCCCCGTAAAAGGCTCTCAGCTTTTTTCTTAGTACCAAGAGGGCGGCCGTTTCAGCGAGTGCTTTTTCTTTGAGTCGTAAATCTTTCTTCAACTCTTTGATTTCAAGTTTGTCAGCTTTAGCCTGCTTCTTTGCTTCAGCTTCGTGCTCTTTACTCGACTTAAACCCTTGCATACATTCGCTGCGCCAGCTTTGGATTTGTTCTGGGAAAAGGCCTTTTTCACGACAATATTGGCTGAGTTCACTTTCTGTCATTGAGTAGGTTTCAGCGACAATGGCTAGTTTAGTTTGAGCAGACCACTGCTCTGATGAAGTGTTACTATTTGGCACGGCGGCTCCTGAACGTCTGAGTTGCTGGCGCCAATGATACAGGGTCGCAGTACTGATTCCTTCCTCTTCCGACACTTCTTTAACTGACATCGAATAGGGAGGTAATAGCTTCTTCAATATAGCTTCTTTTCTTTCTATTGAGATACGAGACACAATTACTCTTTATCGCCCAGACTGGTTAAATTTTAACAGTGACAACTACCCTGCCAGATAGGGGTCTAACCGTTGTGTCATCTTTTTCTCTCATTGCAAATTCTGATTATGTTCTTATTTCAAAGGACTTTTTACTGACTAAGACTGCCCGTGCTATACGGGCTATTTTGTTGGCTAGTGCTACCACTGCCACGTTAAAAGGTTTTCGTTTCTTAAGCTCTACAAGCCACGAGCCAAAGTATTTTTCAACCGATTTGTCTCTCCATAAAATGGACCTCGCAGCATGGATGAATAGCGTCCTTAGTTCTTTATTTCCTCGTTTCGATATTCCAAGTAGCGTTGATTTACCACCAGTTGAGTATTGAATGGGGACTAGTCCGATCCATGCCGCCAAAATTTCTCCCGTTTTTGAAGTCATTGGGGTTACCAACTGATGATAAACAAGCACTAGCGATGACTGGGCCAATACCTGGAACACTTTGCAGTTGTTTCATCTGCTCGTTATCTGCAAGGATTCTCTCGACCTTATCTGCTTGTGAATCTATGCGTTCATTAAGGTTTTGATAGTGTTCATGTAACTCACTTAATTCAAAAATGATTAGAGGAGGAAGGTTTTGATTCTTATCCACTAGCCACTGAAATAAACCTTTCATACTAGCGTGGCCTTTTGGCAAACTGATCCCAAACTCAAGAAGGATTGAGCCAATTCGGTTCATACAGGCGGTGCGCTCTCTAATATACCCGCTACGAATTTTTCGAATCGTTGAGATAACCTGAGCTGACTCAGTCTTTGCTGAAGAGAACCTCATTGTTGGCCGTGAAGCTGCTTCTGCAATAGCGTCTGCATCGATAAAATCATTTTTGTTGGTTTTAACGTAAGGTTTTACATATTGAGGTGGAATTAGCTTGGCTGTATGACCAAATTCAGTACACTTTCGAGCAAGCCAATGAGACCCGCCGCATGACTCCATGGCTATAATGACAGGCTCATGACACGATAAGAACTCTAGTAATTTTTGGCGAGTAAGCTTTTTCTTAAATAACTGATTCCCAGCATGGTCATGACCAACTAAATGAAAAGAGTTCTTACCTAAATCGATTCCGATAATGTGTGAGTTATTCATTTGGTACTTTCCTTTTAAGACTAAACCATTTCAAGTTTAGCTGTAGGGAGGGACGTACCATCTCATTAAGCTTGTATCAACTGACCTACGAATCAATTCACTAAACCATAATTTGACTTATTTTTCATAATATCAAGTGTATGACTGATGTTGACAATCTAATTAATAACTTAAAAGTGAACAACTTACCTAGCGATTTTGGTATTATAATCTTGATAATTAGAAAAAATTCTTCAATACCGACGCTGGGAATAACTAAGAAGAGCAAAGCCTATTTTTCAAGCTTGGAGCTTACCTTACGATTTACTCAGATGATGGCTGCAAATTTAACTTTAATGAATACCAAAATTGTTTAAAAAGGAACTAAAGATGGCAAGACATAGTGCTAATCGGGGAATACTGGTGCTGGAAAGTCCATGGGAGTTGGATGATGGTGACTCTAACCGTTCAAGTGTTGTGCCTTTTATTGAAGGTGTTGCAAAATTAGCAGGGGATACAGAAGTTTACCATGCTAATTTTTATGACAAAAAGAGCTTTGAATATGCCTTAGAATGCCTTTGTAAGGTCAGGTTTTCTAACACTATTGTTTATATTGCAGCTCATGGGTACAAGCAGAAAATAGGTAATATGAAGTTAGAAGATATTCTTTTCGCTATTGGCATGAAATCAAAACAGTACAACATAACAGGGGTCATGTTCGGTTCATGTTTTGTCGGGGGGAATACTGAGTTGATCGAAGTCTTCACCACTTCTAATAATTTACGTTGGTGTGCAGGTTATGCTTCGACATCTAACTGGCTAAGTGGCACTTTCATCGATAGTGCAATCATTGCGCAGATGATCAATTTAGAAGAAAGTGATTTCTCAAATCGAGATACACTTGTTGAGCATCTTGCTTATGCAATATCCCCTTTCTCAGACCAAATGTATATTGGTGACGATTATAAAGATAACCCTGTAGCTTTGTCGGACTCATTACAGTTTATCGTGCAACCTAAGGGGCAGGGTTACCATCCAAAAACGGTTTCGTCGGAAATCTTCACTGCTAAGAAACAGTACGATGTATAAGATATCCGCCACATGGCGGATTAACACGAATGTAGTGGCATAGTGAATTTGGTCACTTAGTTAGAGGTGATATCATCACCTCATAAGTTAACAGGTGACACTATGACAAAACGTACAAGACGACTATTTAGCGCAGAATTTAAGTTAGAAGCAGCTCAGTTAGTCCTAGACCAAAATTACTCAGTGACTGAAGCAGCCCAAGCCATGAATGTGGGCAAGTCCACGATGGATAAGTGGGTTCGCCAGCTTAGAGAAGAGCGCCAAGGAAAAACACCGAAAGCTTCACCGATGACCCCTGAACAAATAGAAATTCGGGAATTAAAAAAGAAGTTGGCTCGCCTTGAAGAGCATAATGAAATATTAAAAAAAGCCACGGCTCTGTTGATGTCGGACTCACTGAACAATTCTTGATAATCAAGAAACTTAAGCAGAGCTACAGCGTAAAAACATTATGCGAAGTCTTCAATGTTCATCGAAGTAGTTATCACTATTGGCTTAAACGCCCAACGATAATTAACGCTGAAACAGTAAAATTGCGCAGCTTGGTCAGTGAGGCTCACGCTGCAAGCAATGGCTCTGCGGGAGCGAGAACCATTGCAGATATAGTCACAAATCAGGGTGTAAAGCTGAGCCGATACCGAGCAACAAAACTTATGAGAACGCTTGGTTTAGTGAGTTGCCAAGTGCCAAAACATCGTTACCGCAAGGCTTCA includes the following:
- a CDS encoding alpha/beta fold hydrolase — protein: MNWNVAPIMALVILLQGCGAQNISQAIEQKYTNHASKFATIEGKRVHYRDEGQGEVVILLHGTSSSLHAWEQWTQILKQDYRVVRMDLPGFGLTGHQPQNQYEIADDIAFLNAFTRELDIEQAHFVGSSLGGRIVWEYGLQHPEQVITLTLINALGYPQESWPPGIEMAQWPVIDKIMEHVTPRFIFEDGLKEVYFDPQLVGAVLIDRYYELTTYQQNRQGFTRRVKASLDEDSEKITQIAKPTLILWGKEDRYFPAENARRFERDIRGSYAVVYDDVGHLPMEEVPERSAEAFKQFISRGKP
- a CDS encoding AraC family transcriptional regulator; amino-acid sequence: MADNSIDKSVSFASVIELVNAYSLLPAALREQVEASNHFDGIMLKAIQNSAKLTLSARLPESQMVALWSLLEQHHPSPEIGLIIGQTISPKSKGVLASWVSQCATLRDAFNTFQSNIFLMNASECWQVDDDGQQCRLTLSIESRHDYPRAAIERSMSAMVAWARMLSAQPFPLTKAKFGYLTPHYVDKYQPAFGEIIEFNSAYHQLIFESKWLNLPIATSSEYLKTMMAKTAQSHLETLTKTQPLQQQVRTIVANALENGELLSVDKVAQQLHFSRQTLYRKLVKEHTSFQSLLDDTRKQLAVRWLTQTPPPSLTELSYRLGFKDTSSFYKAFKRWHQVTPKAYLSR
- a CDS encoding IS3 family transposase (programmed frameshift), with protein sequence MSRISIERKEAILKKLLPPYSMSVKEVSEEEGISTATLYHWRQQLRRSGAAVPNSNTSSEQWSAQTKLAIVAETYSMTESELSQYCREKGLFPEQIQSWRSECMQGFKSSKEHEAEAKKQAKADKLEIKELKKDLRLKEKALAETAALLVLKKKAESLLRGRARGRLTSTDERQTIVTLILEAKQCGCRLEPACHEVQIDLRTYRRWYQQGEVQADKRPICLRPEPANKLSQEERDAIIEVCNRSEFASLPPTQIVPTLLDRGEYIASESSYYRVLSTQGQLHKRGRQRSRQKQAKPTSYTATDSNQVYTWDITYLPSKVRGQHYYLYVIEDIYSRKIVGYEVYEHECGELASQLLQRTLMREQCFNQALVLHSDNGAPMKSLTFKAKMEELGITSSYSRPRVSDDNPYVESLFRTVKYMPNWPTKGFESLDSSRSWVEAFVLWYNTEHKHSKLNYVTPSERHNGKDKEILKRRVEVLFAAKQRKPERWSGDIRNCAPVGDVHLNPEREAA
- a CDS encoding IS3 family transposase (programmed frameshift), which gives rise to MTKRTRRLFSAEFKLEAAQLVLDQNYSVTEAAQAMNVGKSTMDKWVRQLREERQGKTPKASPMTPEQIEIRELKKKLARLEEHNEIFKKSHGSVDVGLTEQFLIIKKLKQSYSVKTLCEVFNVHRSSYHYWLKRPTIINAETVKLRSLVSEAHAASNGSAGARTIADIVTNQGVKLSRYRATKLMRTLGLVSCQVPKHRYRKASQKHIDVPNHLGRQFAVTAPNEVWAGDVTYIWTGNRWMYLAVVIDLFARKVIGWSMSLSPDSKLTGKALSMAYESRGKPKGVMFHSDQGSHYTSRKYRQLLWRFQIKQSLSRRGNCWDNAPMERFFRSLKTEWVPTVGYRSFAEAQQEITRYIIGYYCQLRPHQYNGGLTPNESERLYWENSKTVANFS